One stretch of Bradyrhizobium canariense DNA includes these proteins:
- a CDS encoding NADH:ubiquinone oxidoreductase subunit NDUFA12 yields the protein MKQFLLKMFTWWNGQTFGTQLWTWRFGELVGEDEQGNRYYRTKGGKIDPTLHFQRRWVVYNGYAEATRVPPSWHGWLHHTVDVAPTEEAYVAREWEKPHVPNMTGTPRAYRPSGSTLASGRRPKATGDYQPWTPGS from the coding sequence ATGAAACAGTTTCTGCTCAAGATGTTCACATGGTGGAACGGCCAGACCTTCGGCACGCAATTGTGGACCTGGCGATTCGGCGAGCTGGTCGGTGAAGACGAGCAGGGCAACCGCTATTACCGCACCAAGGGCGGCAAGATCGATCCCACGCTCCATTTCCAACGGCGATGGGTGGTCTACAACGGCTACGCCGAAGCGACCCGCGTGCCGCCGTCATGGCATGGCTGGTTGCATCACACCGTCGACGTCGCGCCGACCGAAGAGGCCTACGTGGCGCGTGAGTGGGAAAAGCCGCACGTGCCGAACATGACGGGCACGCCCCGGGCTTACCGGCCTTCCGGTTCGACGCTGGCAAGCGGGCGCCGCCCCAAGGCCACCGGCGACTATCAGCCGTGGACGCCGGGAAGCTAA